GGATAATCTGGATGAAGCCGCCCAGGGGATGGATGATCAGCAGCGTACTTCACTGATTGCCAAGGTAGCCAGTGAGATTACCGAGTGGAGCAAGCAATTCGAGGTATATCTGCGCCGGTTGTCTTCCGAGCGGTACCTGATGCTGCTGAATCACCGCAGCCTTCAGGCCCTGGAGGAGAGCAGGTTCGTGGTGTTGGATGAGGTCCGCGAGATGACGGCAGACCTCAAGGTGCCGATGACGCTGAGCATAGGCCTTGCCTACGGCTCGGAATCGGCCAGTGAGCTGGGAGCGCTTGCCCAGTCCAGTCTGGACATGGCGCTTGGCAGGGGCGGGGACCAGGCCGCTGTGAAGGCGGGCCAGCGGCTCTCTTTCTACGGCGGCAAGACCAATGCCGCCGAGAAACGCACCCGCGTCCGGGCGCGGGTGATCGCCCACGCCCTGCGGGATCTTATGCAGGAGAGCGACCGGGTGCTGATTATGGGGCACCGGATACCGGATATTGATGCTGTGGGAGCGGCGATTGGCCTGCTTAAGGCGGCACAGATGTACAATGTGGAAGCCAGCATTGTGATGGAGACGCCGAACCCTTCGATTACCCGGATGATGGAGGAGATCCGCAAGGATGAGGCGCTCTACAAGACCTTCATCACGCCAGAACAGGCCCTCCAGATGATGACGGAGCATACGCTGCTCATTGTTGTGGATACACACAAGGCTTCCATGACTATGGAGCCGAGGCTGGTGCAATACGCCAGCCGGATTGTGGTAGTGGACCATCACCGCCGGGGTGAGGAGTTCATCAATGACGCTGTGCTCGTGTATCTGGAGCCGTATGCGTCATCGACTTGTGAGCTGGTGACGGAGCTGCTGCAGTACATTCATGACAAGATTAAGCTCAGCCCGCTGGAGGCCACGATGCTGCTGGCCGGGATTACGGTCGACACGAAGCATTTCGCACTGCATACAGGGTCGCGGACCTTCGAGGCTGCCGGCTTCCTGCGCCGGGTCGGGGCGGATACGATTCTCATTCAGCGTATGCTTAAGGAGGATCTGCAGGAGTACATCTCGAAGGCGGAGATCATCAAGCATGCGCGCATGGTGTATGACCAGATCGCGCTGGTGGTCACACAGCCCGGGATGAAGATCCCGCAGCTGCTGATCGCCCAGACAGCGGATACGCTGCTGGGAATGACGAATGTGGTTGCCTCCTTCGTCATCAGCGAGCGTCCTGACGGCCTGATCGGCATCAGCGCCCGTTCTCTGGGACGGATGAATGTGCAGGTAGTCATGGAGAAGCTGGGCGGCGGCGGACATCTGTCCAACGCGGCTGTACAGCTTGAAGGAACAACAAAAGAAGCGGAAGCCAGACTGCTCGCAGTGCTGGCCGAAATTGAAGCGAAAGAGGGGTTATTTGAATGAAGGTCATATTCTTGAAGGATGTTAAGGGTCAAGGCAAGAAGGGACAGGTTAAAGAGGTGTCGGAGGGCTATGCAGCCAATTTCCTGCTGCCGCGCGGGCTGGTTCGTCCGGCTACAGACGGCAATGTGAAGACACTGGAGAACCAGGCAGCAGCCGAACAGCGCCGCAAGGACCAGGAGAAGGAGGAAGCGGTACGGCTGGGCAAGAAGCTGGATGAGCTGACCCTGACCTTGAAGGCCAAAGCAGGTGAAGGCGGCCGTCTCTTCGGCGCTATCACCAGCAAGCAGATCGGCGAGGCACTGGCAGCTACCCAGGGGATCGTAATCGACAAGCGCAAAATTGAGCTGAGCGATTCGATCCGCCATGTAGGCACGTTCCAGGTAACGGTAAAGCTGCATACTGAAGTAAAGGCTAACCTCACGGTTCAGGTAACGGAGGAGTAGGATGGGTGGAGATCTCTTTTTCGATCGGGTTCCCCCGCAGAATCTGGAGGCAGAACAGGCCGTACTGGGTGCCGTTCTACTATCGGATGAAGCGCTAATTACCGCGATGGAGCGGGTGAATACCGAAGACTTCTACGACAAACCGCATCAGATGATATTTGAGGCGATGGTGCAGCTCGGAGAAGAGAGCCAGCCGATTGACCTGATTACATTGACATCCCGGCTCCAGGATAAGGGGGAGCTTGAGGATATCGGCGGGGTCAGCTATCTGGCGAAGCTGGCACATGCGGTGCCGACTGCGGCCAACGTCGATTATTACGCCCAGATCATTGAAGAAAAGGCGATGCTGCGGCGGCTAATCCGCACAGCCACGCAGATTGTCAGCGAAGGCTATACCGGCGGCGAAGATGTGGGCATTATGCTGAGTGACGCCGAGCGGCGAATCCTGGAGATCTCGAACCGCCGCAGCGGCAGCGGGTTCATTGCCATTCGCGATGTGCTCATGCAGGTATTCGACCGGGTAGAGCTGCTCCATCAGAATAAAGGCGGAACCTCGGGGATTCCGACCGGGTTCGTTGACCTTGACCATATGACGAACGGCTTCCAGCGTAATGACTTAATTATTGTGGCGGCCCGTCCTTCCGTCGGGAAGACGGCCTTTGCCCTGAATATCGCGCAAAACGTGGCGGTACGGGCGAAGGAGACGGTAGCCATCTTCAGTCTGGAAATGTCGGCGCCCCAGCTGGTTCAGCGTATGATCTGCGCAGAGGCCAATCTGGACGCCAATATTATGCGTACCGGTGATTTCAAGAGCGATGATGACTGGTCCAAGCTCACGATGGGCATCCAGTCGCTGTCCGAGTCCGAAATCTACATCGACGACACCCCGGGCATCACGGTTACCGATATCCGGGCGAAATGCCGCCGGCTCAAGAAGGAAAAGGGACTCGGAATGATTGTCATCGACTACCTGCAGCTGATCCAGGGCCGGGGCAAGGCCGGCGAGAACCGCCAGCAGGAGGTATCGGAAATCTCCCGTACCCTGAAGCAGATTGCCCGTGAGCTTGACGTTCCCGTCATTGCCCTGTCCCAGCTAAGCCGCGGTGTGGAGCAGCGCCAGGACAAACGGCCGATGATGAGTGACCTTCGTGAATCAGGCTCTATCGAGCAGGATGCCGATATCGTAGCGTTCCTGTACCGTGATGATTATTATAATCAGGATACCGAGAAGAAGAATATTATCGAAATTATTATCGCCAAGCAGCGTAACGGTCCGGTAGGGACGGTGGAGCTTGTGTTCCTTAAGAACTTCAACAAGTTCGTCAACTACGAGCGGGCCCATGCAGAACCATTTGCAGGTTAGGCAAATTTGGTACAATACACGAACGATCGCACATTCCAGTCTGTGATCGTTCGTTTTTATTTGACTTTAAAAAGTGCCGCTGTTACACTGATTATTGTGCTTTGGCGGCCTGCCCGCCTGGTGTCCGGAGGGCTGCGTACAAGATGAAGCGCGTACAGAGCCCCTATGATAAGCGGAAAAATAATGGTGCTTGCTAGCACCTACGGAGGAATGTACATGTCAACGGTAGTCGTCGTGGGAACACAATGGGGAGACGAAGGCAAAGGCAAGATCACGGATTTTCTGGCGGAAAGTGCAGATGTGGTCGCCCGGTATCAAGGGGGGAACAATGCCGGTCACACGATTCTGATTGACGGAAAGAAGTTCAAGCTGAGCTTGATTCCATCTGGTGTATTTTATAAAGAGAAGACTTGTGTTATCGGCAACGGAATGGTTATCAACCCGGAAGCGCTGATCCAAGAAATTAATTATATTCATGACAATGGCTTCGATACGAAGAACCTGGTAATCAGCGATCGTGCCCATGTCATTATGCCTTATCATATGGTGCTGGATGCACTTGAGGAAGACCGCAAAGGACCGAACAAAATCGGTACAACACGCAAGGGGATTGGCCCGTGCTACATGGATAAGGCTGCCCGTAACGGCATCCGGATTGCCGATCTGATGGACGCTGAGGAGTTCGAGCTGAGACTTCGTCCACTGATGGAAGAGAAGAATCAGGTGATCACTCAGGTATATGGCGCTGAGCCGCTGAATGTGGAAGAGATTCTGACCAAATATCTGGAGTATGCAGAAGTGCTGCGCGGCTATGTAACTGACACTTCGGTGGTGCTGAATGATGCGATTGATGCGGATTCCCGGGTGCTGTTCGAAGGTGCGCAGGGCGTGATGCTCGATATCGACCAGGGAACTTATCCGTTCGTTACTTCATCGAATCCATCAGCTGGCGGCGTCTGCATCGGCTCGGGCGTGGGCCCGTCCAAGATTAAACAGGTTATCGGTGTGGCGAAGTCTTATACTACCCGCGTCGGCGACGGCCCGTTCCCTACAGAGCTGAACGATGCGACCGGTGATTATATCCGCGAGACCGGGCATGAGTACGGAACAGTAACCGGACGCGCCCGCCGCGTAGGCTGGTTCGACAGTGTAGTGGTGCGTCACGCCCGCCGCGTCAGCGGAATCACCGGCCTGTCGCTGAACTCGCTGGACGTTCTGAGCGGTCTTGAGACTGTGAAGATCTGCACCGGCTACAAGTACCGTGGAGATATTATCACACATTACCCGGCAAGCCTGAAAATGCTGGCAGAATGTGAAGCGGTCTACGAGGAGCTTCCAGGCTGGAGTGAGGACATCACTGGGGCGAAGACGCTGGAGGATTTGCCGGCCAACACACGCAAATACGTGGAACGTGTATCGGAGCTGACGGGGATTCCAATCTCGATCTTCTCTGTAGGCCGCAACCGTGAACAGACTAATCAAGTACTGCCAATCTATATCTAGACTGAAGCAGAACTAAATAGATACGTATAGGAGCAGGGGCCTTAGTAGGGCTCCTGTTTCTGTATGTCCAGATGTTTTTTCAGCAGGTTAATCAGCCATTCTGTGCTTCGGGGACGTTTCCCGGACGTTGTTCTAGTCAATACTGTGAGAATGGGATCATAGCGAACTGATTCTTCAGAGGTTGAATAGAGCAGGGTGTAAGGGAGTGAGATTGGTGAAAATAGTGAAGCGTGCGCTGAGCGTCTGCCTGATTGTGGTGCTGGCGAGCAGCCTGTCCATGCTGACAACGGCCTATGTGGTGAATACGTATATCCAGTCGGTGCTGGCCAGCTTCGATATCAAGCTGGACGGGCCAGGGCCGGGAATCGGTGGCTTCGTGAAGAGTCTGACTGGTATGGGCGGCAGCGGGGCTGCCTCCAAGGAGAATTCCAAAGCGGCCTCAAGCGAGACTAAGAACTCTACCAAGGAGGCTGATTCTGGCAAGACGGACGGGGAGAAGAAGGATAGCAGTGGCGGAAAAGCCGGGAATCTTCAAGAGAAAGCGGTGGACGAGACGGTTCCGGATAATGCACTGCCTGTGATGGGACAAGCCGCGGCGGGAGAAGAACAAAGTGAGCAGGGGCTGGACCAGAATCTGGTAATGACGCCGGAGGCTATGAACGATCTGAAGCAGAATCTGCCCGCTAATGCGAAATCCAATATCTTCAATATTCTGATGAACAAGCTTCCCCAGGAGGAGATGATTAAGATCTCCGCTGCCCTGGAGGGCGGCTTGACAGAGAGCGAAGTTACAGAACTGCAGGGTATCATTGCGAAGTACGTCAATGAGGATGAATATAAGGCGCTGATGAAAATGCTTACACCGGATAGTAGTGGGATGAACCAGAATTAAAAATTGTCATTTTTTGGACACGATTTCGCCGTTTAAAACGCATATTTTGGGAATAAACCCGCGAATTTCGCGGGTTTCGCCATGGGAGCAAAGTTGAAATATTTCTTCAGGCTGTGGTACAGTAAAAAAGGACTAATAAGGGTTAATATTTTGTAACCTTTTTCGAAATATAAGAATGTATATCTTTCACGCTATACATTATCCTTATATTTCTCGCTGGAACGGTGCCGTCCTTCAAAAGGACAGCAAAGCCGTTTCCACTTGTATGCGTCATACAGTCATATTCGTACTCATGCAAATCGGATGCGCGAAGCATATACATTCTTGTTTTTACAGCC
The sequence above is a segment of the Paenibacillus sp. FSL R7-0204 genome. Coding sequences within it:
- the rplI gene encoding 50S ribosomal protein L9; protein product: MKVIFLKDVKGQGKKGQVKEVSEGYAANFLLPRGLVRPATDGNVKTLENQAAAEQRRKDQEKEEAVRLGKKLDELTLTLKAKAGEGGRLFGAITSKQIGEALAATQGIVIDKRKIELSDSIRHVGTFQVTVKLHTEVKANLTVQVTEE
- the dnaB gene encoding replicative DNA helicase, coding for MGGDLFFDRVPPQNLEAEQAVLGAVLLSDEALITAMERVNTEDFYDKPHQMIFEAMVQLGEESQPIDLITLTSRLQDKGELEDIGGVSYLAKLAHAVPTAANVDYYAQIIEEKAMLRRLIRTATQIVSEGYTGGEDVGIMLSDAERRILEISNRRSGSGFIAIRDVLMQVFDRVELLHQNKGGTSGIPTGFVDLDHMTNGFQRNDLIIVAARPSVGKTAFALNIAQNVAVRAKETVAIFSLEMSAPQLVQRMICAEANLDANIMRTGDFKSDDDWSKLTMGIQSLSESEIYIDDTPGITVTDIRAKCRRLKKEKGLGMIVIDYLQLIQGRGKAGENRQQEVSEISRTLKQIARELDVPVIALSQLSRGVEQRQDKRPMMSDLRESGSIEQDADIVAFLYRDDYYNQDTEKKNIIEIIIAKQRNGPVGTVELVFLKNFNKFVNYERAHAEPFAG
- a CDS encoding adenylosuccinate synthase; the protein is MSTVVVVGTQWGDEGKGKITDFLAESADVVARYQGGNNAGHTILIDGKKFKLSLIPSGVFYKEKTCVIGNGMVINPEALIQEINYIHDNGFDTKNLVISDRAHVIMPYHMVLDALEEDRKGPNKIGTTRKGIGPCYMDKAARNGIRIADLMDAEEFELRLRPLMEEKNQVITQVYGAEPLNVEEILTKYLEYAEVLRGYVTDTSVVLNDAIDADSRVLFEGAQGVMLDIDQGTYPFVTSSNPSAGGVCIGSGVGPSKIKQVIGVAKSYTTRVGDGPFPTELNDATGDYIRETGHEYGTVTGRARRVGWFDSVVVRHARRVSGITGLSLNSLDVLSGLETVKICTGYKYRGDIITHYPASLKMLAECEAVYEELPGWSEDITGAKTLEDLPANTRKYVERVSELTGIPISIFSVGRNREQTNQVLPIYI
- a CDS encoding DHH family phosphoesterase, with the protein product MPKFLQRRWHGYHTVWAFLLLLVLIIVVSIYNWVLGVASLFLAGTLCFTMLQAELSFRRNLVDYINGLSFRIKRVEGEAVSMLPLGIILYSEGRAVEWHNRNAGQIFSRKSLVGEDMQELMPEVMASLQNLPSKRETVKDGALKEHRHELTVDDRYYEVVVIPSERLLYLFDITELVVLRERYEEEKLAIGIVMMDNLDEAAQGMDDQQRTSLIAKVASEITEWSKQFEVYLRRLSSERYLMLLNHRSLQALEESRFVVLDEVREMTADLKVPMTLSIGLAYGSESASELGALAQSSLDMALGRGGDQAAVKAGQRLSFYGGKTNAAEKRTRVRARVIAHALRDLMQESDRVLIMGHRIPDIDAVGAAIGLLKAAQMYNVEASIVMETPNPSITRMMEEIRKDEALYKTFITPEQALQMMTEHTLLIVVDTHKASMTMEPRLVQYASRIVVVDHHRRGEEFINDAVLVYLEPYASSTCELVTELLQYIHDKIKLSPLEATMLLAGITVDTKHFALHTGSRTFEAAGFLRRVGADTILIQRMLKEDLQEYISKAEIIKHARMVYDQIALVVTQPGMKIPQLLIAQTADTLLGMTNVVASFVISERPDGLIGISARSLGRMNVQVVMEKLGGGGHLSNAAVQLEGTTKEAEARLLAVLAEIEAKEGLFE